In Corylus avellana chromosome ca2, CavTom2PMs-1.0, the following proteins share a genomic window:
- the LOC132172197 gene encoding putative pentatricopeptide repeat-containing protein At3g05240 — protein sequence MPLLCLYMMFTSLFSTKKPMKKHYTSILSSLEKCRTMTELKQLHGLMITTSVIRYVIPLSRVIDFCTNSEAGDFNYAKSVFSRIEVPSVYIWNSMIKAYSNSNNPDEVLYMYREMQRRGYSPDHFTFPFVLKACSALIDPNYGTSVHNRIVKTGFELDVYASCGLLNMYVSCAEMEAGVKVFDLIPKWNVVAWTSLIAGYVNNGWPSKAIEVFKDMEFWNIEPNQITLVNVLVACAHMRDIDTGKLVHSRVCQLGYDPFESDLPFNLILATAIIDMYGKCGSFKYARNLFYKMPERNLVAWNSMIGAFNQYGRVEEALGLFFDMLIAGFRPDTATFLSVIGSCAQLGALALGQSIHGFVLKTNLSEDTAIGTALVDMYAKIGDARSSQQIFCKMEKKDVMAWTSMIVGLAMHGHGEEALSTFKRMQEDAALIPDEITYVGVLCACSRVGLVEEGQRHFTLMTDVYNIEPTMEHYGCMVDLLSRAGHFEEAERLVQKMPIGPNTAIWGALLNGCDIHENVNLVDQVRSRITELDPEGGGVYVLLSNIYARAGKWQEVKLARELMAHRRVAKTLGHSAVELKLLNS from the coding sequence ATGCCCCTTCTCTGTCTTTATATGATGTTTACATCTCTTTTCTCAACAAAGAAGCCCATGAAGAAGCACTACACGTCCATCCTCTCTTCGTTAGAGAAATGCAGAACCATGACCGAGTTGAAACAATTACATGGGCTGATGATCACTACATCAGTTATAAGATATGTAATCCCTCTTAGCAGGGTTATTGATTTTTGCACAAATTCTGAAGCCGGAGATTTCAATTATGCAAAGTCTGTTTTTAGCCGAATTGAAGTGCCTAGCGTGTACATTTGGAACTCCATGATCAAAGCTTACTCTAACAGTAACAACCCAGATGAGGTTTTGTATATGTACAGAGAAATGCAGAGAAGGGGTTACTCGCCGGACCATTTCACGTTCCCTTTTGTGCTCAAAGCATGTTCAGCGCTTATTGATCCAAATTATGGAACATCGGTCCACAATCGCATTGTAAAAACTGGGTTTGAACTGGACGTGTATGCTTCTTGTGGTTTACTCAACATGTATGTCTCTTGTGCAGAGATGGAAGCAGGAGTAAAGGTGTTTGATTTAATTCCAAAGTGGAATGTGGTAGCTTGGACTAGTTTGATTGCTGGATATGTTAACAACGGCTGGCCTAGCAAGGCTATAGAGGTGTTCAAAGACATGGAGTTTTGGAACATAGAGCCTAATCAGATTACCTTGGTGAATGTACTAGTTGCGTGTGCTCACATGAGAGATATAGATACTGGAAAATTGGTTCATAGTCGTGTCTGCCAACTCGGATATGATCCCTTTGAATCAGATTTACCTTTCAATTTGATACTTGCAACTGCCATTATAGATATGTATGGAAAATGTGGCAGCTTCAAATACGCACGGAATCTGTTTTACAAAATGCCTGAAAGGAATTTGGTTGCTTGGAATTCCATGATCGGTGCATTTAATCAGTATGGCAGGGTTGAGGAGGCACTAGGTCTATTCTTCGATATGCTAATTGCTGGGTTTCGGCCGGACACAGCTACCTTTTTGAGTGTCATAGGCTCCTGTGCTCAACTGGGGGCTCTGGCATTGGGACAAAGTATTCATGGTTTTGTATTAAAGACCAACCTCAGCGAAGATACTGCTATTGGAACTGCCCTGGTGGACATGTATGCTAAAATTGGAGATGCAAGAAGTTCGCAGCAGATCTTTtgtaaaatggaaaagaaagatgTGATGGCATGGACTAGCATGATTGTTGGTTTAGCTATGCACGGGCATGGAGAGGAAGCACTAAGTACTTTCAAGAGAATGCAAGAGGATGCTGCTCTTATCCCGGACGAGATCACATACGTCGGGGTTCTATGTGCGTGTAGCCGTGTTGGATTGGTTGAAGAAGGTCAGAGACACTTCACCTTAATGACCGATGTTTACAACATAGAGCCAACAATGGAGCACTATGGTTGTATGGTTGATCTTCTGAGTCGAGCAGGGCACTTTGAAGAGGCAGAAAGATTAGTGCAGAAAATGCCAATCGGACCCAATACTGCCATATGGGGTGCTCTTTTAAATGGTTGTGATATTCATGAAAATGTGAATCTAGTTGACCAAGTGAGAAGCCGAATAACAGAGTTGGACCCTGAGGGTGGTGGAGTTTATGTTCTTCTTTCAAACATATATGCCAGGGCTGGTAAATGGCAAGAAGTAAAGCTGGCTAGAGAGTTGATGGCACATAGAAGGGTAGCAAAAACTCTTGGGCATAGTGCAGTTGAACTGAAATTGTTGAATTCGTAA
- the LOC132172046 gene encoding F-box/LRR-repeat protein At4g14103-like isoform X1 produces METSCLIQEPQKKQKLNEEDEDIDGNSKCLSDLPEEILRHILSFLPTKHAVRTSVLSKRWEYLWASIPNLDFKRSLPTYFNGPIEKYKSKRRLLMNFVERVLCLRDSYAIKRFTLPCDVLGDAARVNTWISAVVRHNVQELNIYLDKFKGEFSLPYCLFTCKTLTSLHLNMPCILELPTTIWFSNLKNLTIEYVTFSDEYLTQHLFSGLPVLKKLSLTDCSWGGLKVVCISAPKLHSLSIWESERPDSSYGDGCEVLIFAVRLKEFEYSGELFINYCLNNSFSLEKAEITVFSNNTSAQVAHRMYKLLIGLSNVKLLQLSCAVVEVLIDAAEHLLHMPMFNNLTDLILYDGYWSVALDSVLLRILHKSPCLETLKFWKGIRLWENDDWILDPVPPCFLSHVKWIEVGDYDGDREEFSAVKILLKNAVVLNEIVIFCSVHLRGNLEKQENLYKQLIEIPKGSRNCKIVLK; encoded by the exons ATGGAGACTAGTTGTTTAATTCAAGAACCCCAAAAGAAGCAGAAACTgaatgaagaagatgaggaCATTGATGGGAACAGCAAATGCTTAAGTGACTTACCTGAGGAGATTCTTCGACACATCCTTTCCTTTCTTCCAACAAAACACGCTGTTAGGACAAGCGTGCTTTCTAAAAGGTGGGAATATCTATGGGCTTCTATTCCCAATCTAGATTTTAAAAGATCCTTGCCAACATATTTTAATGGTCCAATTGAAAAGTACAAGAGTAAAAGAAGgcttttgatgaattttgtgGAAAGGGTGCTTTGTCTACGTGACTCCTATGCTATAAAACGATTCACTCTCCCTTGTGATGTGTTAGGTGATGCTGCTCGTGTTAATACCTGGATTTCTGCCGTAGTAAGGCATAATGTTCAAGAATTGAATATTTACCTTGACAAATTCAAGGGAGAATTTTCGCTGCCTTATTGCTTGTTTACTTGTAAGACATTGACAAGCTTACACCTTAATATGCCCTGTATCCTCGAGCTTCCCACTACAATTTGGTTCTCAAATCTAAAGAACTTGACTATCGAATATGTAACATTTTCAGATGAGTACTTAACCCAGCACTTATTCTCTGGTCTGCCCGTCCTTAAGAAGTTAAGTTTAACCGATTGCAGCTGGGGAGGTCTCAAGGTTGTGTGTATTTCTGCTCCCAAGCTTCATTCTCTGAGCATATGGGAATCTGAGAGGCCAGATTCGAGTTATGGGGATGGTTGTGAGGTTTTGATTTTTGCAGTCCGACTCAAAGAATTTGAATACAGTGGTGAACTGTTCATCAACTATTGCTTAAACAATTCATTCTCACTGGAAAAGGCAGAGATTACTGTTTTCTCTAATAATACATCAGCTCAAGTTGCTCATCGCATGTATAAACTTCTTATAGGGCTCTCCAACGTAAAATTACTGCAACTTTCCTGTGCGGTGGTTGAG GTTTTGATAGATGCAGCAGAACACCTACTTCATATGCCAATGTTCAATAACCTGACggatttgatattatatgacgGTTATTGGTCAGTAGCTCTTGACAGTGTACTGTTGAGGATATTGCATAAATCTCCTTGTCTCGAAACTCTGAAATTTTGGAAG GGGATCAGATTGTGGGAGAACGATGATTGGATACTAGACCCAGTGCCTCCATGTTTCTTGTCCCATGTCAAATGGATTGAAGTTGGTGATTATGATGGAGATAGGGAAGAGTTTTCTGCTGTGAAGATTTTGCTCAAGAATGCTGTTGTTTTGAATGAAATAGTTATATTTTGCTCAGTGCACTTAAGAGGGAACTTAGAAAAGCAAGAGAATCTCTACAAACAGTTGATAGAGATCCCTAAAGGGTCACGgaattgtaaaattgttttgaaatgA
- the LOC132172046 gene encoding F-box/LRR-repeat protein At3g58900-like isoform X2, which yields METSCLIQEPQKKQKLNEEDEDIDGNSKCLSDLPEEILRHILSFLPTKHAVRTSVLSKRWEYLWASIPNLDFKRSLPTYFNGPIEKYKSKRRLLMNFVERVLCLRDSYAIKRFTLPCDVLGDAARVNTWISAVVRHNVQELNIYLDKFKGEFSLPYCLFTYEYLTQHLFSGLPVLKKLSLTDCSWGGLKVVCISAPKLHSLSIWESERPDSSYGDGCEVLIFAVRLKEFEYSGELFINYCLNNSFSLEKAEITVFSNNTSAQVAHRMYKLLIGLSNVKLLQLSCAVVEVLIDAAEHLLHMPMFNNLTDLILYDGYWSVALDSVLLRILHKSPCLETLKFWKGIRLWENDDWILDPVPPCFLSHVKWIEVGDYDGDREEFSAVKILLKNAVVLNEIVIFCSVHLRGNLEKQENLYKQLIEIPKGSRNCKIVLK from the exons ATGGAGACTAGTTGTTTAATTCAAGAACCCCAAAAGAAGCAGAAACTgaatgaagaagatgaggaCATTGATGGGAACAGCAAATGCTTAAGTGACTTACCTGAGGAGATTCTTCGACACATCCTTTCCTTTCTTCCAACAAAACACGCTGTTAGGACAAGCGTGCTTTCTAAAAGGTGGGAATATCTATGGGCTTCTATTCCCAATCTAGATTTTAAAAGATCCTTGCCAACATATTTTAATGGTCCAATTGAAAAGTACAAGAGTAAAAGAAGgcttttgatgaattttgtgGAAAGGGTGCTTTGTCTACGTGACTCCTATGCTATAAAACGATTCACTCTCCCTTGTGATGTGTTAGGTGATGCTGCTCGTGTTAATACCTGGATTTCTGCCGTAGTAAGGCATAATGTTCAAGAATTGAATATTTACCTTGACAAATTCAAGGGAGAATTTTCGCTGCCTTATTGCTTGTTTACTT ATGAGTACTTAACCCAGCACTTATTCTCTGGTCTGCCCGTCCTTAAGAAGTTAAGTTTAACCGATTGCAGCTGGGGAGGTCTCAAGGTTGTGTGTATTTCTGCTCCCAAGCTTCATTCTCTGAGCATATGGGAATCTGAGAGGCCAGATTCGAGTTATGGGGATGGTTGTGAGGTTTTGATTTTTGCAGTCCGACTCAAAGAATTTGAATACAGTGGTGAACTGTTCATCAACTATTGCTTAAACAATTCATTCTCACTGGAAAAGGCAGAGATTACTGTTTTCTCTAATAATACATCAGCTCAAGTTGCTCATCGCATGTATAAACTTCTTATAGGGCTCTCCAACGTAAAATTACTGCAACTTTCCTGTGCGGTGGTTGAG GTTTTGATAGATGCAGCAGAACACCTACTTCATATGCCAATGTTCAATAACCTGACggatttgatattatatgacgGTTATTGGTCAGTAGCTCTTGACAGTGTACTGTTGAGGATATTGCATAAATCTCCTTGTCTCGAAACTCTGAAATTTTGGAAG GGGATCAGATTGTGGGAGAACGATGATTGGATACTAGACCCAGTGCCTCCATGTTTCTTGTCCCATGTCAAATGGATTGAAGTTGGTGATTATGATGGAGATAGGGAAGAGTTTTCTGCTGTGAAGATTTTGCTCAAGAATGCTGTTGTTTTGAATGAAATAGTTATATTTTGCTCAGTGCACTTAAGAGGGAACTTAGAAAAGCAAGAGAATCTCTACAAACAGTTGATAGAGATCCCTAAAGGGTCACGgaattgtaaaattgttttgaaatgA
- the LOC132171791 gene encoding alpha-crystallin domain-containing protein 22.3-like produces MASPLRRGRSRRENNGPEPINPQQAILAVAPLNSVPYIGPPTPHSYTASSATKRYTETLEKVGPAMIFLPSLSSQEEWNNVVAATRVGVALTGSAAMGKIGPVIGLMDIGESKDSYFFRVSLPGVARDENGFRCDVEPDGKVVIKGVTTTGEKIVCKNSQVFQMHTQNLCPPGHFSISFQLPGPVDQQQFSGSFGIDGILEGIVRKR; encoded by the exons ATGGCTTCCCCTCTCAG GCGTGGGAGatcaagaagagaaaataatggGCCAGAGCCTATAAATCCTCAGCAAGCCATTCTGGCTGTGGCTCCACTCAATAGCGTGCCATACATTGGTCCACCTACACCGCATAGCTATACTGCATCATCAGCAACTAAAAGGTACACTGAGACTCTGGAAAAAGTTGGGCCAGCTATGATATTTCTGCCTTCTCTTTCATCTCAGGAAGAGTGGAATAATGTTGTAGCTGCCACCAGAGTTGGGGTTGCATTGACTGGGAGTGCAGCCATGGGAAAGATTGGACCAGTTATAGGACTAATGGACATCGGCGAATCCAAAGATTCTTACTTTTTTCGTGTCTCCCTGCCAGGGGTAGCAAGGGATGAGA ATGGTTTCCGTTGTGATGTTGAACCCGATGGAAAAGTAGTAATAAAGGGTGTAACGACGACTGGTGAGAAAATAGTGTGCAAAAACTCCCAAGTCTTTCAGATGCACACACAAAATCTGTGCCCACCGGGGCACTTCTCTATCTCATTCCAGCTGCCTGGTCCAGTCGACCAGCAACAATTTTCTGGTTCTTTTGGAATTGATGGGATTTTGGAAGGTATTGTGAGGAAAAGGTGA
- the LOC132168951 gene encoding F-box/LRR-repeat protein At4g14103-like, with translation METSCLIQEPQKKQKLNEEDEDINGNSQCLADLPEEVLRHILSLLPTRDAARTSVLSKRWEYLWATIPNLDFRPSLPSDWCKSNRRLLMNFVERVLCLRDSYAIKQFTLSCDVLRDAARVNTWISAVVRHNVQELNISLYEIKGEFSLPYCLFTCKTLTSLHLRMLCILKLPSTIWFSNLKNLTIENVTFSDEYLTQQFFSGGLPILEKLCLTDCSWGALKVVRLYAPKIHSLSIDEDEWPDSSYGDGCQIMIFAVQLKEFKYSGGLFNDYCLNNSFSLEEAKIEALPGKKSAQIAHRMYKILIGLSNIKLLALSCYVLEVWLLLSL, from the coding sequence ATGGAGACAAGTTGTTTGATTCAAGAACCCCAAAAGAAGCAGAAACTgaatgaagaagatgaggaCATTAATGGAAACAGCCAATGCTTAGCTGACTTACCTGAGGAAGTTCTTCGACACATCCTCTCGCTTCTTCCAACAAGAGACGCTGCTAGGACAAGCGTATTATCTAAAAGGTGGGAATATCTATGGGCTACTATTCCCAATCTAGATTTTAGACCATCCTTGCCATCTGATTGGTGTAAGAGTAACAGAAGgcttttgatgaattttgtgGAAAGGGTGCTTTGTCTACGTGACTCCTATGCTATAAAACAATTCACTCTCAGTTGTGATGTGCTACGTGATGCTGCTCGTGTTAATACCTGGATTTCTGCCGTAGTAAGGCATAATGTTCAAGAATTGAATATTTCCCTTTACGAAATCAAGGGAGAATTTTCACTGCCTTATTGCTTGTTTACTTGTAAGACATTGACAAGCTTACACCTTCGTATGCTCTGTATCCTCAAGCTTCCCAGTACAATTTGGTTCTCAAATCTGAAGAACTTGACTATCGAAAATGTAACATTTTCAGATGAGTACTTAACTCAACAGTTTTTCTCTGGTGGTCTGCCAATCCTTGAGAAGTTGTGTTTAACCGATTGCAGCTGGGGGGCTCTCAAGGTTGTGCGTCTTTATGCCCCCAAGATTCATTCTCTGAGTATAGACGAAGATGAGTGGCCAGATTCGAGTTATGGGGATGGTTGTCAGATTATGATTTTTGCTGTCCAACTCAAAGAATTTAAATACTCTGGTGGACTGTTCAACGACTATTGcttaaacaattcattttcacTGGAAGAGGCAAAGATCGAGGCTCTCCCTGGAAAGAAATCAGCTCAAATTGCTCATCGCATGTATAAAATTCTTATAGGGCTCTCCAACATAAAATTACTGGCACTTTCCTGTTATGTGCTTGAGGTATGGCTGCTTCTCTCTTTGTAA